In Methanosarcina siciliae T4/M, one genomic interval encodes:
- a CDS encoding type II toxin-antitoxin system HicB family antitoxin, with amino-acid sequence MKEFTVLIEQDENGIYVASVPELPGCHTQAETLDELNRRIKEAIELYLEVEAEEEEENHLDFIGIQKVKVEV; translated from the coding sequence ATGAAAGAGTTTACCGTCTTAATCGAACAGGACGAAAATGGAATTTACGTGGCTTCAGTTCCAGAACTTCCAGGATGCCATACACAAGCTGAAACGCTTGACGAATTAAACAGAAGAATAAAAGAGGCAATAGAACTTTACCTTGAAGTTGAAGCCGAGGAAGAGGAAGAAAATCATCTTGATTTCATCGGAATACAGAAAGTTAAAGTTGAGGTTTAA
- a CDS encoding IS1 family transposase (programmed frameshift) — translation MNCPRCKNSNHTKNGIVCGRQRYKCHDCGYNYSVELKSTASSPLVKIQALQLYLEGLGFRSIGRFLGVSHVSVQKWIKKFGQEIEELKSENEISIVELDDMHTYIGNKKYCWIWIAVDRVGKKFINCSFGSRGTKTGQLLWEKLKKKEIGEVMTNHWRAYAEFIPETIHTQSKAETYTVEGYNGILRHFLARLRRKTKCYTKSLEMLKYSVLLLMKHRNKELPLFN, via the exons ATGAACTGCCCAAGATGCAAAAATTCCAATCACACAAAAAACGGTATAGTTTGTGGACGTCAACGCTACAAATGCCACGATTGTGGATATAACTATTCAGTCGAGCTAAAATCAACTGCTAGTTCTCCTTTAGTTAAGATACAGGCTTTGCAACTTTATCTTGAGGGATTAGGATTTCGCTCAATAGGACGATTTTTAGGGGTAAGTCATGTTTCTGTCCAAAAATGGATAAAGAAATTTGGTCAGGAGATAGAGGAGTTAAAAAGCGAAAATGAGATATCTATTGTTGAACTGGATGACATGCACACTTACATCGGTAAC AAAAAATATTGCTGGATCTGGATTGCTGTTGATAGAGTTGGGAAAAAGTTCATCAACTGCTCTTTTGGTAGCAGAGGAACGAAAACTGGACAACTACTCTGGGAAAAATTAAAGAAGAAAGAGATTGGAGAAGTGATGACTAATCACTGGAGGGCATATGCAGAGTTTATTCCTGAAACTATTCATACTCAATCCAAAGCAGAAACGTATACAGTTGAAGGATATAACGGCATATTAAGGCACTTTCTGGCAAGGTTGAGACGAAAGACAAAGTGTTATACGAAGAGTCTTGAAATGCTAAAGTACTCTGTTCTTCTACTGATGAAACACAGAAATAAAGAGTTACCTCTATTTAATTAA
- a CDS encoding GNAT family N-acetyltransferase has product MNLKIQRTCLNIDWHQVSKILREVNMASFEENVHKTAFENSHTVIFVYDDEKLIGFGRAISDGVYQAAIYDVAVLPEYQGNKIGKKIVEHILNSLPQCNFILYASPGKEPFYEKLNFRKMKTGMALFRYPEIMQKKGFTE; this is encoded by the coding sequence ATGAATTTGAAAATTCAACGTACTTGTTTAAATATCGATTGGCATCAGGTTTCAAAAATATTAAGAGAAGTTAATATGGCATCTTTTGAGGAAAATGTGCATAAAACAGCCTTTGAAAATAGCCACACTGTTATATTTGTTTATGATGATGAAAAGCTAATTGGCTTTGGGCGTGCAATTTCAGATGGAGTATATCAAGCTGCAATTTATGACGTAGCGGTATTGCCTGAATATCAGGGCAATAAGATAGGAAAGAAAATTGTTGAACACATTTTAAATTCACTTCCTCAATGCAATTTTATACTGTATGCCTCTCCTGGCAAAGAGCCTTTTTATGAAAAATTAAATTTCAGAAAGATGAAAACAGGAATGGCTTTATTTCGCTACCCAGAAATAATGCAGAAGAAAGGTTTTACTGAATAA
- a CDS encoding peptidylprolyl isomerase has translation MAIQKGDFIKLNYTGRFEDGRIFDTTDEELAKKEEIFNPRGLYGGDVVIVGAGHTIEGLDEDLEGKEAGYSSTITIPPEKAFGPSDSKLIETVSITKFQDRNVHPGLPVELDGRRGVVSRVIGRRVTVDFNSPLAGKTVSYEYTIEKLLEDNVEKIQGLLALYTGMRDMEVEIVDGVAKINVPTGLTFNQRWLMAKNRVASELFKYAGFKEIQIIEKLTAEAEVLVPAEPEAEAGAEAEAETEAEAEAEVKEETSESQE, from the coding sequence ATGGCAATTCAAAAAGGCGATTTCATAAAGTTAAACTACACAGGTAGATTTGAGGACGGCAGGATTTTCGATACAACAGACGAAGAGCTTGCAAAAAAGGAAGAGATCTTTAACCCCCGCGGCCTTTACGGCGGAGACGTTGTTATTGTCGGGGCAGGGCACACCATTGAGGGCCTTGATGAGGATCTTGAAGGAAAAGAAGCCGGATACTCCAGCACAATTACCATCCCTCCGGAGAAAGCATTCGGTCCGAGCGACTCCAAGCTCATTGAAACCGTTTCCATAACCAAATTTCAGGACAGAAATGTCCACCCTGGCCTGCCTGTTGAACTGGACGGCAGAAGAGGAGTTGTCAGCAGGGTTATCGGTCGCAGGGTCACTGTAGACTTTAACAGCCCGCTTGCAGGCAAAACCGTCAGCTACGAGTACACCATTGAAAAACTCCTTGAGGACAATGTTGAAAAGATCCAGGGCCTTCTTGCCCTCTACACCGGCATGCGCGACATGGAGGTCGAGATCGTTGACGGTGTTGCAAAGATCAACGTACCCACAGGCCTGACCTTCAACCAGCGCTGGCTCATGGCAAAGAACAGGGTCGCATCCGAACTCTTCAAGTACGCCGGGTTCAAAGAAATACAGATCATCGAGAAACTTACAGCTGAAGCTGAAGTCCTTGTCCCTGCAGAACCTGAGGCTGAGGCGGGAGCTGAAGCAGAAGCCGAAACTGAAGCAGAAGCTGAAGCAGAAGTTAAAGAAGAGACTTCAGAGTCCCAGGAATAA
- the nikR gene encoding nickel-responsive transcriptional regulator NikR yields MEKNLKRIGVSLPGELLDRFDETLMKRGYSSRSEGIRDSIRTYNQHYEWMQQIKGTRAATISLVYDCSKKGITSSLAKIQHEYISLITSSVHFHMEEDFCFEAIILEGEGEKIVELAEKILSLKGVKHSRLTTVPEVKTK; encoded by the coding sequence ATGGAAAAAAACCTCAAGAGAATAGGGGTTTCCCTTCCGGGGGAACTTCTGGATAGATTTGATGAAACCCTTATGAAGAGAGGATATTCCTCGCGTTCTGAAGGTATAAGGGATTCCATAAGAACATATAACCAGCACTATGAGTGGATGCAGCAGATAAAAGGCACAAGAGCTGCAACCATCTCTCTGGTATATGACTGTTCAAAAAAAGGCATAACAAGTTCCCTGGCAAAAATTCAGCATGAATATATATCCCTGATAACATCTTCGGTTCATTTCCATATGGAAGAAGATTTCTGCTTTGAAGCTATAATCCTCGAAGGAGAAGGGGAAAAAATAGTAGAACTGGCTGAAAAAATCCTCAGCCTAAAAGGAGTTAAGCACTCCCGATTGACAACCGTGCCTGAAGTGAAGACAAAATAA
- a CDS encoding GNAT family N-acetyltransferase gives MYLGKIHAKPDIYLRELKKTLRDTVGFFLLKGWEQLENENIETVDDTMLPEIFKIQAEGFKNEKHGDIIKCSKKFRNVFYVIKSQDQVIGYCMYHLKPAFSSRGFEKKSVVYSIAVDTKFRNKGFGKKLLEESIKEMKLNGVLSVFLYVNVNNTHAINLYRKTGFFIVKEVENICGENERCYKMELKLF, from the coding sequence ATGTATCTTGGAAAAATCCACGCAAAACCAGACATCTATTTAAGAGAGCTCAAAAAAACCTTACGGGATACGGTAGGATTTTTTCTCTTAAAAGGATGGGAACAGTTAGAGAATGAAAATATTGAGACCGTTGACGATACAATGCTTCCGGAGATCTTTAAAATTCAGGCAGAAGGGTTTAAAAATGAAAAACATGGAGATATTATCAAATGCTCAAAGAAATTTAGAAATGTCTTTTATGTTATTAAGAGTCAGGACCAGGTAATAGGTTACTGTATGTATCACCTGAAACCGGCTTTTTCATCCAGAGGATTTGAGAAAAAATCGGTGGTTTATTCGATAGCAGTTGACACTAAATTTAGAAATAAGGGATTCGGCAAGAAGCTTCTGGAAGAAAGCATCAAGGAAATGAAGCTTAATGGGGTGTTGTCCGTTTTCCTATATGTGAATGTAAATAATACTCATGCCATTAATTTGTACAGGAAAACAGGTTTCTTTATAGTCAAAGAAGTAGAAAATATATGTGGAGAAAATGAGAGATGTTACAAAATGGAACTGAAACTTTTTTGA
- a CDS encoding GNAT family N-acetyltransferase, with protein sequence MSFKKLLQDTLGAYLLKEWKSTEKENIVLVDETMLPEIFRIHAENFDRETQNKLQKSSKKLRKIFYVIKSRDKIAGYCTYYLKPELSFKGLKKKSVIQSFAIDNNFRGMGHGRKLLEESIKEMKLNRITSVLLYVNVINTPAIKLYEKMNFQIIKEIEEVCGKQEKCYLMELKLA encoded by the coding sequence ATGAGTTTTAAGAAACTGCTGCAGGATACTTTAGGAGCCTACCTCTTAAAGGAATGGAAAAGTACTGAGAAGGAAAATATTGTACTTGTAGATGAAACTATGCTCCCTGAGATTTTTAGAATTCATGCCGAGAACTTTGATAGGGAAACCCAGAACAAACTTCAAAAATCCTCAAAGAAACTAAGAAAAATCTTTTACGTAATAAAAAGCCGGGACAAAATTGCAGGTTACTGCACATACTACCTGAAACCAGAACTCTCTTTCAAAGGGCTGAAAAAGAAATCTGTGATACAGTCATTTGCAATTGACAACAACTTCCGGGGGATGGGCCATGGAAGAAAGCTGCTGGAAGAAAGCATAAAGGAGATGAAATTGAACAGAATAACTTCAGTTCTCCTGTATGTAAATGTTATCAATACTCCTGCTATAAAACTATATGAGAAAATGAATTTTCAAATAATCAAAGAAATCGAAGAAGTATGTGGTAAGCAAGAGAAATGCTATTTAATGGAGTTAAAGCTTGCCTGA
- a CDS encoding calcium/sodium antiporter, whose amino-acid sequence MYLVDVLIFVGGLLLLVKGADLFVMSSSLIAERFGVSEFIIGLTLVSIGTSVPELASSLTASFEHANGIVIGNVLGSNIANIGLIVSTAALLSNVRTEELMLRRDGYIMFFSLFLFLLFILDFRISRLEALIFLLFYFVYLLFLLDKVKKHEEDIYFKDFMNYFFKFEYIFDLKARIETGIRGRIEVKNGIGIKTETDIRSENGTEIEIEKESKSEIKNLSESSLLIELIKLIVSGIAIIVGAKYFIEQSIFFALLLEIPETLIGISLVAIGTSLPELMVTISAARSGYASIALGNVIGSNITNTLLILGFSGLVNPLTVTKISIYYITPFMLFISLLLLLFIRTGWRIKRTEGVILLLLYCGFMFSIFRIG is encoded by the coding sequence GTGTATCTGGTTGACGTCCTTATTTTTGTAGGTGGACTGCTGCTGCTGGTAAAAGGAGCAGACCTTTTTGTAATGTCTTCGTCCTTGATTGCGGAGAGATTTGGGGTCTCGGAGTTTATAATCGGATTAACCCTTGTATCAATCGGGACATCCGTACCTGAGCTTGCCTCCTCCCTTACGGCATCCTTCGAACACGCAAATGGTATAGTCATAGGCAATGTACTCGGATCAAACATTGCAAATATAGGACTGATCGTTAGTACTGCTGCCCTTCTGTCCAACGTGAGAACTGAAGAGCTGATGCTTCGAAGAGACGGTTACATAATGTTCTTTTCCCTCTTTCTTTTTTTACTGTTTATTCTGGACTTTAGAATTTCAAGGCTTGAAGCCTTAATTTTTCTTTTGTTCTACTTTGTCTATCTCCTGTTCCTGCTTGATAAGGTGAAAAAACACGAAGAAGACATATACTTCAAGGACTTTATGAACTATTTTTTCAAGTTTGAGTACATCTTCGATTTAAAAGCGAGAATTGAAACAGGAATTCGAGGGCGAATTGAAGTAAAAAATGGAATTGGAATCAAAACAGAAACTGATATTAGAAGCGAAAATGGAACTGAGATTGAGATCGAGAAAGAAAGTAAAAGTGAAATAAAAAATCTTTCTGAAAGTAGCCTTTTAATAGAACTTATCAAGCTGATTGTAAGCGGAATTGCTATAATTGTTGGAGCAAAGTACTTCATAGAGCAGTCAATATTTTTTGCCCTGCTGCTGGAGATCCCGGAAACCCTTATTGGTATAAGCCTTGTTGCAATCGGGACTTCCCTTCCCGAGCTTATGGTAACGATTTCTGCAGCCCGCAGCGGTTATGCAAGCATAGCTCTTGGAAACGTTATAGGTTCAAATATTACGAATACGCTTTTGATTCTGGGCTTTTCGGGGCTTGTCAACCCCCTCACCGTAACCAAAATCAGTATATATTATATAACTCCCTTCATGCTGTTTATCAGTCTCCTGCTCCTGCTCTTTATCCGCACGGGCTGGAGGATAAAAAGGACTGAAGGAGTTATCCTTCTCCTTCTTTACTGCGGATTCATGTTTTCCATCTTCCGCATCGGATAA
- a CDS encoding ACT domain-containing protein, producing the protein MKQNKLTLSVLKSIFGICKLDSGSEIPSWVYEGSFFSITKTSKELSLVCPESSIPINIPEKVRVERGWSCLKVEGPLDFGLTGILAGISRILTDNDISIFAVSTYDTDYILIREKCLKLAVRALEEAGYEVRNKNY; encoded by the coding sequence ATGAAGCAGAATAAGCTTACTTTGAGTGTCCTGAAAAGCATATTCGGGATTTGTAAACTGGATTCAGGGTCTGAAATCCCCTCATGGGTTTATGAGGGCAGTTTCTTTTCGATTACGAAAACCTCTAAAGAACTTTCTTTAGTCTGCCCGGAAAGCAGTATTCCTATAAATATCCCGGAAAAAGTTCGGGTTGAGAGAGGCTGGAGTTGCCTGAAGGTTGAAGGCCCCCTGGATTTCGGGCTCACCGGAATTCTTGCAGGAATCAGCAGGATCCTTACTGATAATGATATCAGCATATTTGCTGTCTCTACGTATGATACAGATTACATCCTTATCAGGGAAAAATGTCTAAAACTTGCAGTAAGAGCCCTTGAAGAGGCAGGTTACGAGGTTCGAAACAAGAATTACTAA
- a CDS encoding winged helix-turn-helix domain-containing protein: protein MTEYMNSKIGEAAGALYHRLEEGECSLNQIKNHLNSNGFDSQMALMAVGWLAREDKIVLNRGSNRWSVRLNE, encoded by the coding sequence ATGACGGAGTATATGAATTCCAAGATAGGGGAAGCCGCAGGAGCGCTATATCACAGGCTGGAAGAAGGAGAATGCAGCCTGAACCAGATAAAGAATCATCTGAACTCAAACGGCTTTGACTCTCAGATGGCTCTGATGGCCGTTGGCTGGCTTGCCAGGGAAGACAAGATTGTCCTCAACAGGGGGTCTAACCGCTGGTCTGTCCGGTTGAATGAATAA
- a CDS encoding IS1 family transposase (programmed frameshift) translates to MNCPRCKSSNHTKNGIVCGRQRYKCHDCGYNYSVELKSTASSPLVKRQALQLYLEGLGFRSIGRFLGVSHVSVQKWIKKFGQEMEELKSENEISIVELDEMHTYIGNKKYCWIWIAVDRVGKKFINCSFGSRGTKTGQLLWEKLKKKEIGEVMTDHWRAYAEFIPETIHTQSKAETYTVEGYNGILRHFLARLRRKTKCYTKSIEMLKYSVLLLMKHRNKELSILN, encoded by the exons ATGAATTGCCCAAGATGCAAAAGTTCCAATCACACAAAAAACGGTATAGTTTGTGGACGTCAACGCTACAAATGCCACGATTGTGGGTATAACTATTCAGTCGAGCTAAAATCAACTGCTAGTTCTCCTTTAGTTAAGAGACAGGCTTTGCAACTTTATCTTGAGGGATTAGGATTTCGCTCAATAGGACGATTTTTAGGGGTAAGTCATGTTTCTGTCCAAAAATGGATAAAGAAATTTGGTCAGGAGATGGAGGAGCTAAAAAGCGAAAATGAGATATCTATTGTTGAACTGGATGAGATGCACACTTACATCGGTAAC AAAAAATATTGCTGGATCTGGATTGCTGTTGATAGAGTTGGGAAAAAGTTCATCAACTGCTCTTTTGGTAGCAGGGGAACGAAAACTGGACAACTACTCTGGGAAAAATTAAAGAAGAAAGAGATTGGAGAAGTGATGACTGATCACTGGAGGGCATATGCAGAGTTTATTCCTGAAACTATTCATACTCAATCCAAAGCAGAAACGTATACAGTTGAAGGATATAACGGCATATTAAGGCACTTTCTGGCAAGGTTGAGACGAAAGACAAAGTGTTATACCAAGAGTATTGAAATGCTAAAGTACTCTGTTCTTCTATTGATGAAACACAGAAATAAAGAGTTATCTATACTTAATTAA
- a CDS encoding alanine/glycine:cation symporter family protein, translated as MVGVATAIANGGSGALLWMWLAAFFGMATKYSEALLAVKYRTVDENGQMSGGPMYYIKNGLGHKSYSGILAKLFALFGICAACFGVGTFTQINAIVNSVEITFGIPGSDTAIIIALLVALVTIGGIKSISRVAQLLVPFMALSYVLGCLVIIYFNLENLPSAIALVVKSAFTPTAASGGFLGAGVMLTIQMGVARGIFSNESGLGSAPIAAVAARVREPAKQGLISMTGTFFDTIIICTMTGLALILSGSWTAGASEAAYMTNTAFAAFLPTAGTYIVTVGLIFFAFTTILGWNYYGERCVEYLAGVKGIRPYKAVYVFLVAAGGFLSIEAVWIIADIFNGLMAFPNLIALLALSGVVVKETEKYLKTLEAEKTGTHAYSPVNREVRAEAGPVVTDEEE; from the coding sequence ATAGTCGGAGTTGCAACGGCCATTGCAAATGGGGGGTCAGGAGCCCTTTTATGGATGTGGCTTGCAGCCTTTTTCGGAATGGCAACCAAGTACTCCGAAGCCCTCCTGGCAGTCAAATACAGAACCGTTGACGAAAACGGGCAGATGTCCGGCGGGCCCATGTACTACATCAAAAACGGGCTCGGGCATAAAAGCTACAGCGGGATTCTCGCCAAACTCTTTGCCCTCTTTGGAATCTGTGCTGCCTGTTTTGGAGTAGGTACCTTCACCCAGATAAACGCAATCGTAAACTCCGTGGAAATCACCTTCGGAATTCCGGGCAGCGACACGGCAATTATCATCGCCCTGCTGGTAGCTCTGGTAACTATCGGAGGGATCAAGAGTATTTCGCGCGTAGCTCAGCTCTTGGTGCCTTTCATGGCACTTTCCTACGTACTGGGTTGTCTTGTCATAATTTATTTTAACCTCGAAAACCTGCCCTCGGCTATTGCCCTTGTCGTAAAGAGCGCTTTTACCCCAACTGCTGCAAGCGGGGGTTTCCTCGGTGCAGGCGTAATGCTTACCATCCAGATGGGAGTTGCCAGGGGGATCTTCTCAAACGAGTCCGGGCTCGGTAGTGCCCCGATCGCAGCAGTTGCAGCCCGGGTCAGAGAACCTGCAAAACAGGGCCTGATCTCCATGACCGGGACTTTCTTTGATACGATTATTATCTGTACCATGACCGGGCTCGCTCTCATCCTTAGCGGGTCCTGGACAGCAGGAGCCAGCGAAGCCGCATACATGACCAACACCGCCTTTGCAGCCTTCCTCCCAACCGCAGGCACTTATATAGTGACCGTAGGTCTGATCTTCTTCGCCTTTACAACAATCCTGGGCTGGAACTATTACGGGGAACGCTGCGTGGAATACCTGGCAGGCGTAAAAGGAATCCGCCCCTACAAAGCCGTCTACGTTTTCCTGGTAGCTGCAGGCGGGTTCCTCTCAATCGAAGCCGTCTGGATCATAGCCGATATCTTCAACGGGCTAATGGCTTTTCCGAACCTTATCGCCCTCCTTGCTTTAAGCGGAGTGGTGGTAAAAGAAACCGAGAAGTACCTCAAAACCCTTGAAGCCGAAAAAACAGGCACACATGCATATTCTCCCGTAAACCGTGAAGTGAGGGCAGAGGCGGGGCCAGTCGTGACAGACGAAGAAGAGTGA
- a CDS encoding alanine/glycine:cation symporter family protein: MELLGVDILEVLTGVDQFVWGPPLLILLVGTGIFLTLRLGLIQVFRLPLALKYVLNSRKYEDGVLGDVSSFAALSTALSATIGTGNIVGVATAVKTGGPGALFWMLLASFFGMATMYSEALLAVKYRTVDANGQMSGGPMYYIKNGLGHKRYSKILAPLFALFGVNVALFGIGTFPQVNAIVDSARIAFDVPEVLTAAVLSLLVAFVTLGGIRRIAVVAQFMVPFMAVAYVLGCLVIIGLNLEKLPETFALILSSAFSETAAKGGFFGAGVMLAIRMGIARGIFSNEAGLGSSPIAAAAARVKEPAKQGLISMTGTFFDTIIVCLMTGTVLIMTDSWTGDLAGAYMTSYAFSTVLAEAGSYIVTVGLIFFAFTTILGWNYYGERCTEFLFGVKGILPYKVLYILIVASGAFLTLDVIWVLADIVNGLMAIPNLIALLALRKVVESETGRYFKGKKDF, translated from the coding sequence ATGGAACTGCTGGGTGTGGACATACTAGAAGTTTTGACGGGAGTAGACCAGTTTGTCTGGGGGCCGCCCCTTTTGATTTTACTTGTGGGGACAGGAATTTTCCTGACTTTGCGCCTTGGGCTTATCCAGGTTTTCAGGCTTCCCCTTGCACTCAAATACGTTCTGAATTCTAGAAAATATGAAGACGGAGTCTTAGGCGACGTTTCAAGTTTTGCTGCCCTCAGTACCGCACTTTCCGCAACAATCGGGACCGGAAACATTGTAGGAGTTGCAACGGCAGTCAAAACCGGAGGTCCCGGAGCTCTTTTCTGGATGCTCCTTGCCTCCTTTTTCGGGATGGCAACCATGTATTCCGAAGCCCTCCTGGCAGTCAAATACAGAACAGTTGATGCAAACGGGCAGATGTCCGGAGGGCCCATGTACTACATAAAAAACGGACTGGGGCACAAAAGGTATAGCAAGATCCTTGCCCCGCTCTTTGCCCTTTTCGGGGTGAATGTGGCCCTTTTCGGGATAGGGACCTTTCCCCAGGTAAACGCTATCGTGGACTCGGCAAGGATTGCTTTTGATGTCCCCGAAGTCCTGACTGCAGCCGTGCTGAGCCTGCTTGTGGCTTTTGTGACGCTCGGAGGGATCAGGAGGATTGCGGTTGTTGCCCAGTTCATGGTGCCTTTTATGGCAGTGGCTTATGTGCTGGGTTGCCTTGTGATTATCGGGCTGAACCTTGAAAAACTCCCGGAAACGTTCGCTCTGATCCTCAGTTCCGCCTTTTCCGAAACAGCAGCAAAGGGAGGGTTCTTTGGGGCCGGGGTGATGCTTGCAATTCGGATGGGGATTGCCAGGGGAATTTTTTCAAACGAAGCAGGGCTTGGAAGCTCCCCCATAGCAGCCGCAGCTGCAAGGGTCAAGGAGCCGGCAAAGCAGGGACTTATCTCCATGACCGGGACCTTTTTCGATACCATTATTGTCTGCCTGATGACAGGAACAGTGCTCATCATGACGGATTCCTGGACCGGAGATCTTGCAGGGGCTTACATGACAAGCTATGCCTTTTCCACCGTACTTGCAGAAGCCGGGAGTTATATCGTAACGGTCGGGCTCATATTCTTTGCCTTTACAACCATTCTTGGGTGGAACTATTACGGGGAGCGCTGCACGGAGTTCCTCTTCGGGGTTAAAGGAATCCTTCCCTATAAAGTACTATATATCCTCATCGTTGCCTCAGGCGCCTTCCTGACCCTTGATGTCATCTGGGTCCTGGCAGATATCGTGAACGGGCTTATGGCGATTCCGAACCTGATAGCTCTCCTGGCGCTGAGAAAGGTTGTTGAATCCGAAACCGGGCGGTATTTTAAGGGAAAAAAGGATTTTTAA